A window of [Clostridium] innocuum genomic DNA:
TCATATCTGAAAAATTGCGTATTATTTCCTCAGTGATATAGGTATCAATCAATGGATATTGCCCGGTATATAAATACAAGTTAACTCTGCCTCTGGCACTGAATGCGGATTCAATAGCGAATCCTATGTGAATGGCGATTAACGAGATTTCATTATCCGGAACCTGAATATTGTATTTCTGGTTTAGCTTTTGACATAAATAAACAGCAACATCATATACGTAAAAACAGCTTGATTTGATGGAAATATTATGAGGTACTGTTGCATAATTTCCGTTACGCAACCTTATGATCAGTTCATATACATGATCCGCAAATACGTGAAGAAAAGCGTGCGGATCAGCATTAATACCATAATGGTGAAAACAGGATTGAACAATATCAAAGAGATCACTGACAAATGTCTGAGCATAAGGTTTAGTGCAGGAAGTTTGGTTTTCCTTTGATTTAATAACACCGACAAGACTGTAGGTTATCATGTTTATGAGGTTATCATGATACAATTCATCATTCACCAACTGGTTTACAATCGTTGTAGCAATTTGTACCTCTGGTATTGATTCATTATAAGCACGTGTTTTCACTGGCTCAGATGCATATAGACTTATGATGGTAAGAATGTTGATGATAAGATTATTCTCATAATATGAGGATATATAATATCCATGCTCGGATATCGCATTTTTTATCACAAAATTTGCTTTGCTGATATCGATACTATTGAAATATTCTGAATAAGCATTTAAATCTGAAAAGGAATATTCTGTATCGCTATAAATCAAATCCAGAAATAGTTTGTGTTTATTATAGGCTCCGCCTTCTAATATCAGTCGGCCATCTCTTCGTACGATTTCCAGCGAATAGCTTGTTATCATCTGATTGAGATTTTTGATTTTCATTTGTAGAGATGAGGGAGAAATGCAAAAATAATCAGAAATTTCATAAAATAGCTCGGGTGAATGATTTAATAGTAAATGATATAATAATTGACTGTTTTCGTCGAATAGGCTTTGTTTGATAAGCTGAATAGCAGTATTGATATATTCATCCATGATTACAAACCCATTTCGGTCTGAAGCAATCAACGGAAGCTTTAATATGCTGTTGATATTTTTTATTTCATTTCGTATGGTTTTATCTGAAACCTCGAGACTGAGGCTAATATTATGACATTTTGTTTTTCCGTTTTTTAACAGATATTCAATAATTTGGTGTTGTCTGTTTGATATTCGTTCCATTTCAATCATCCTTTTCTTAAATAACCCCCTTACTATATTTATACCATTCATAAGCGTAAAGGCAAACAGAAAAATGCCAAGTCTATGGTATTTCTTTATTCTGTTTGTTTTATCATTTATCCAGATAGGTGGTAAAAGCATGTTTGATTGAATCAATTATATCTCTTATAGTAGTGATGTAAAGACGGAATGGAAATGGCTTTACAGAAAGGAAGGTATTCCAATGAAAGAACAATTTCTATGGGGATCGGCTACTGCAGCTTATCAATGTGAAGGTGCTTGGAATGAAGGCGGCAGAGGATTAACGCAGTGGGATGTGTTTTCTCATGAAAGTGATAGAAATCTGAATCATGTTACAGGAGATACAGCATCTGATTTTTATCACCACTATGAGGAAGATATCAGAATGCTTCATGAAAGTAATCAAAACTCATATCGCTTTTCCATTGCATGGACACGTATTTTTCCAAACGGCTATGGTGAAATCAATCAGGAAGGCGTTAATTTCTATAATCGAATAATCGATTTGTGCTTGCAATATCATATAGAGCCCAATGTTACGCTCCATCATTATGATCTACCAATCGAGCTGGCAGAAAACGGTGGATGGCTTAATGATAAAACGATTGATTACTTCGTTGACTATGCAAGGACATGCTTTGAACTGTTCGGTGATCGTGTTAAACTATGGGTAACGATTAATGAATTGAGCTTCTATGCACATTGCTGTTTTCTGGTAGGTAATTATCCACCGCATCATGAGCTTGATTTTACATCTTACAGCAAAGTTATATACAATGGGCTGTTGGCAAGTGCAAAGGCGGTAACTGCTTATCGTAAGCTAAAACAA
This region includes:
- a CDS encoding PTS transporter subunit EIIA; translation: MERISNRQHQIIEYLLKNGKTKCHNISLSLEVSDKTIRNEIKNINSILKLPLIASDRNGFVIMDEYINTAIQLIKQSLFDENSQLLYHLLLNHSPELFYEISDYFCISPSSLQMKIKNLNQMITSYSLEIVRRDGRLILEGGAYNKHKLFLDLIYSDTEYSFSDLNAYSEYFNSIDISKANFVIKNAISEHGYYISSYYENNLIINILTIISLYASEPVKTRAYNESIPEVQIATTIVNQLVNDELYHDNLINMITYSLVGVIKSKENQTSCTKPYAQTFVSDLFDIVQSCFHHYGINADPHAFLHVFADHVYELIIRLRNGNYATVPHNISIKSSCFYVYDVAVYLCQKLNQKYNIQVPDNEISLIAIHIGFAIESAFSARGRVNLYLYTGQYPLIDTYITEEIIRNFSDMIEIHKIKNLNSLSNHTSNIDLLITTQPYFQNNIYQYCQISPLLTDSDKNKVNHSISKALENQQKKEFNTIIREYFDEELFFIDTTKDNREDVLHFLCNKMEEQQIVDNSFLESVFYRESLSPTCFMNSFAIPHSFEANSIHSKIAVFINREGIHWDNQEIQIVFLIALNKRDQIFKKKLLDGLPAILCTITTIEEFKTVTDFVDFLYLISSNCR